In the genome of Choristoneura fumiferana chromosome 21, NRCan_CFum_1, whole genome shotgun sequence, the window gcctattcctaccagccaaaatggccgccactcagctgtgtgtcgcgaaaagatctgaagattatttcgcaacgctgattttcagtgacgccAGTTACAGTTACATAGGTGGCTGTCACCAGGGACACATCCCAGTATCAGACTGACTATATTACGAATCAGTACTTGTTACAAAACGCTAGGATTAGGTACAGGACGAAACATTCAGTTACAGTTTACTTATAACAATCAGTAATTATAGAAAcattgcgtgtgtgtgtgtttttgtgcgaAGGATGAGTACGTACCCActcagtgatttatttatttatttcatcatcagcctacagcagtccactgctggacataggactcttccatggcgcgccacaacactctgtcttcagcccctcgcatccatccgccgccagcgatcctcttaaggtcaagACCTCTTAAGGTGATTTATTTAGTGACTGCCAATTGGGATTGGGATTtgtgttttttctttgttttttattattatttacgctaaaacggctgatcAGTTTTAGACGAAActtgatattattattcatattcatttattcgttgCAGCCATGGTATTATGagatgacaaataaatattacagtgcTACATGGACCCTGCTAGGGCAAAACAACCACTTATCCTTAACTTATTCTAGGATTCatgctaatattaatatttttactttttttatgtaggtgGGTATAGGTAATCCGGACATCACTATTTCTATGAAGTACTTTCGAAATTAAAATCTATCGAGACTACCTAATTGTGTTTCTGGTTCTTGGCATGTAAGTATGAATATattcagtttcaaaaatatgcacTAAAGCCGCAATAAGGCCGTGGCATTTTTGAGTGGATAGaacagatatttatttttgctctcGACTGTACGAAAAACAATACCTTTTACCTTCCTCCAAAATTCTCAGGATCTTTTAggatatttttaggaataacatCTAAAATTGAGGGAAAGGATTAGGTACTTAAGGCaaccttaataataaaaatcctaACCAATTGCTGACTCATTAACACTCACCCTAAATACTTGGAACTATTAAATCCTAAATGTATTTCCCTTTATGATGAAACAAACATAAGGATTTTGTGAGATTCACTAGCCAGTTTCAAATAAAGGTATTGCGCGTAACAGATGCCCTCATATGCACTGGTCACACAATGCCTACAATGACTGTGAATTGGATCGTGGGACGCaaagcatatatatatatatgccttGCGTCCACgatcataatatatatatatatagtgtgTGTGAAATTGCACCGTAAAAAGCTATTTGCACACTACAATCATCGCTGATGGGAGACACCCGGATAGCCgactggttagagaacctgattacggaTTGTGTTTTgtgttcgatccccggtcggggagATGCAAGTAGGTATGAAGAATATCAATGTTTCCACGGTTGAAAGGCTAATTAAGTgggtctatcaattttgaaacaagttcatGTATGTTTTAtagcataaaacaataatgccaattgcgacatattcatttgacaggaacttgtttaataatgatggaccacttatttggctgaccgtACAAGTTCGGAATCAGTGAATTTTTCCGTGTCGTTTGTTTATGACatacgattatcagctttagggtggtagaccacatatttggctgatggtacttacaACATAACTTAATTTCTCAAAAAATTTTGCTTAGATGCATTAGCCTTTCAACCGTCGGTTAGTTCTTTGAAACTTTGACGTTAAATATGATtgattatatatatacttactagtctttgcccgtgacttcgtctgtTAAGAATTCTCAGGAACTATACCATTTTCCTGGataactatcccatgtccttcccagggtctctccataccaaattgcaagtaaatcggttcagcgggttAACCacaaagaggtaacagacagactaacaaacagagttacttttgtatttataatatttttaatattatagttATTATATAGTACTTTTAGGgggtgtttcaccatccattgattagtgttaactgacggttaaatgtgatgccgtctctctttgttttgttcgaatatatggagacggcatcacatttaaccgtcagttaacactaatcaatggatggtgaaacagccccttagtcttagCTTTTGTCCGTGACTCCATCTGTGGAGGATTCGCTAatcgctataccgcgggaacaatggcattttccgggataaaaactatcgtatATGTTTTTAACAGGGTCTCCAACTATTTCCGTATCGGACCTGGCTTATTGAAGGAAAAAACTTGCACCTCATCATAAAACTTTACTTGACCAATTAAATAAGTATCTACTAGGTacctagttatatttttttttgtaaccttctgttttaaataggtacaatcGTTTTAGCTGAGGGTACTTTTTGTTTGTTGACTTGACTTGAATTGTCACCTTTTCGATTCTTTGTCAAATTTcagatacttaaaaaaaaaccttatataAATGGCACACTAAAATTGCTTCCGTGATTTTTCAATTCAACATTGTTCAATACCTATATCTTCATAATAACATTGTTCTTCCCAATCATCTTCATCTTTAATATTCACCAGCTTTTTTGAAACATTCCAAAGCTTCCTCGTCAAATCGTCGTCACTTGTCAACCAGTGGTTCAGccatttcatacaaaatttataatgtttacCACTAACTGCCATCAACTCTGGCGCAGCAGCTAAATATGCTATCTGATCTCCTACATTTTCCTTCGGCTGTCcaataattttgatgaaaaaatttgCCACATTCTTAATACCTCCCGGGATTTCCTTGAATATATCGGTATCAGGAACTACAAAGGGGTCAAAACTGTTAGCAGTTACTCCAGAACGGAGTAGACGTTTACTTAACTCCACATTGAATAATGATACAGCCAACTTTGAATTGCTTAGCGATTCTATGAAAGAATATCTGCCAATGTCATTCCAATGGTCGAAATCAATGGTGCCTATATACATGGAGCTAGCACTGCCATTGATAATTCGGCTAGGTGCCGATTTATGTAGAAGAGGTATCAAAAGATACGTGAGCAAAAAAACGCCGAAATAATTCACTTGCATTGTTAGATTCAGTCCGTCTTCTGAGAGTCGATCGGGTAGACCTATTGCACCAGCATTATTAATCAATATATCCAATCGATGTTCATTAAGAATAGTTTCTGTAACAAAATTTCTTACAGATTTAAAGGAGCCAAGATCCATTGCCCTGTAAGCGATGTCGTCATTGCCAGTTTCTGTTTGTAGTTGTTCTTTGGCAAGTTTGAGTTTGGTTTCGTTTCGGCTAGCTATGATCACTCTAGCCCCTCGTCTCGCCAGATTCTTTGCCGCTTCATATCCAACCCCTGAGCCACCACCGGTAACTATGGCCACTTTACCGTCTAGCCTAGCAACAGTGTCACACATTTTGTATCACAAGTCGTCTTGAATCGAATTCAAAAGCAACACTGAGAACCTAGCCAGGAACTTGTTGTTTATGACAGGAAAACtggttttgaattatttataaatataataactgCCAGGTATCTTTAAATTTTAGACACGTCCGCGTACGTCACTGTCTTTATTAATATCGGTACTTTGCGGAAGTATTTATGcgaatattgtttttatatgcaCGTCAATTTATTGTTGGAAATATAGGTATCAAGCATTAAAaagatagaaaaacaaaaaacaagatGTGTTAAATTTGTATTACATAAACAATACATTAGATGTCTAAAACAATCAAGTgctgttaatttaaataaagctgTAAGGAGTTATAAAAaatctatctatttattatgGAGTTTGATATTATTTCTATAATTAAACACAGTTTAACCTCACTAAGTATATTTTgtgtacaaatacaaatatacaaatatatgaatGAGCACCACAATCAGTAAATTAAGTTGACATAGTAACAAAGACAAAAtagaattaattatataaaccaattaattattattgtgtaagACCGTGGTGCCCTCTAAGACAACTTTGCCCTTACTTGATGCGTACAGAGCAATACATGTCAAATATTTTCTCCTTGGTCGCAGTCAGGAAGAATGCGGCAGTGACTTTGCCAGTGTCCCCTTTCTTAAGCATCGGGAGAGGCATCGGAAAGTTCTTAGGCGGGATCTCTATATTGAAATATCTGTATCTTCCCTGCAAAAGAACATCGAGTTTTTGTAACAATTGCAATTCTCTTAAGCCCAGTTTAAGTAGGTAGTTATaggtacattgcggcgctcgattggccaCTTCAAACTCGTTACCTTTACgtctcgcaatgtaatacagcacaacttgcaccatttttcttgcaagtgtaaacttatgaatgaaagaaatatgaaaaccagCATTATGAGTACAAACATATCTTAGTGACAACGTTATGAATTACGATATTCTGATAAGTGTCTATTATGACCTCAGTTGGTAGTAgtacaaatttatgacaaataaaattatgaagtaaaaattTCTGAAGAGTGAGGATTCTGGATACAAATCGGTAGCAGGAAAAAAGATCGCATGATCGATTTTatgcgagtcaatatggacccgcGCAGGCGACATTCGTCATTCGTCTGGCATCCCCAGCCGGATGCGGACGTCTACGCGCTGTGCATGAAATACCTTCTCAATAACTGAGTGAAAGTATTATATTGATCTTAAAAACCCTACAGTAAAAGGTTGGTAATAGCACAGGTAATAGTTAATTGGTAAACAACATAATTTACCACTGTTGAAAAAAAGGGAAAATATAAACTGCACAAATTTGTTATATCCGCTTCGCATACCTACAAGCCAGTAATAACATAGTCCTGTTCAAATACTTattcatacttacttacttaatatcTACCTACTTGGTATAGCATGGTAGACAGAAGAGAAATTTCACTGACTAAATAAaatcgtacctacctaattttaatTGGTTTACTTGGGTTGATACTGATATTTTGCAAGTACCTTACGTAATGATATTTGTAGTTTCAACAACACAAGCTGATAATTAAACCATTTCTCGACAGATTAGGTGCGAAGCGGAGGACACATAGGTAAAAATGTACAAACCTAAGTGCAATGCTTATAGTCTATACGACTTAAATGGCTACGCAAACCAGTCgttttatattaggtatttcGTAATGAGTAAATGGTCACAAAATATTATATCCCGGTCTACTTGAAAGTGGGAAAAATGCATTGTAGTCATTAAGATAAAGAATTAAGAGGTATAATTAGTGTTCGTAATATCTActtatatatttacttactattttattaatatgttaGTAAGCTCTTCTCATTTGTTGCATAATCCATCACGTATGTAAAGTCtaattatagtaataataataatctatacCTATAACAGTTTGAGGTGTGGTTTTGAAATTTGGAGCATATACGTAGctcacaagtctcaataaatgaaccaaatttgacatgtttatgtaaaatatttttgaattatgagggggtcaaaagtggctccaaatgatTCGGgcaaaattacacacggtgctgctcgccagttctgttatcTTGAACTTGGCTTGTCTAGATAATCATTTAATGTTTTACATTAGGTGTAACTAAAGAAAGAGTAGTAGTTGGATATATTATGAAATGTCGTAACTAGAAAACGTAATTTATACTTTAGCATTTTACTTGTTTAAATGAACATTAACCCGAATGACCGAACATTATTGATACTGTAATAATTATCTAAGTAGATATATGACCTTAGTGAATTTGATTCCTTTCTCACTATTATTtccattaacctgtcctctcccagaggcacaaatttgtgcccaacttcctttgatcctgttatcctgggagatgacagattaaagccCGATAAGACTACCTACCCTCaatgcgaaataaataaaatcgaaCCATGCaatctacttttcatttcgactgtgaggaaagtaaatcCTACCCagttgcaatgagggctatcgcgtatgaattcgccactagaggcgctagtgtagcgtgaggtctccgaaatgtcaaatctcataatttttgggtgagctacgcgggtttatttataattagaataattttgtgaatattttgcaatatctgaaattaattatggcaaatatgcgttccggggcaatgaatgtctgtgttttgagacagttttgtctttcggaaacctttgtcctcccttttttccgaacaaaacgggaactatgcaacactgtggcttGCTCGATagttttatggtacggttttaaggtgtattaaatataattttaatctaaactttgttttcacgcccgtaataacagacttcaaaagccatacttaaaaaccttacgcaacagtgcgccatctagtgagacaaaaaacgatagccctcattttaaACGGATGTTTGGCGTTCTATCTCCAGGTCCTTCTTCACGTCACGAACGTGCACCTAGATGGCCATTCCGAAACGTGGTAAAAATTACATGCTATCTTGGCATTATGGGGGCAGCAGAAACgagcaataattttaaatgttgatACAgataatcaatcaaatcaggAGTGATTATcgaaaattgcaaaaaaaaatagaccaactgtaaaatgtttttatgtGAACCTAATCATAATAAACACGTCGTTTAATGTTTGGGCGAGTTTAGTTCTTAACCGGTGGTCCCTGAAAGAACTCGAAGCGGTCCGCGAAGCCATCAACAACAAATAGACAAAACGACGCGCCAGTACCGGTCGCAACCGTGCAACAACAACGTGGTCCAAATACAAATAGACAATTGGTCAGCCAATCAAATGTAACAGCCACGCTGCAATTTGCAACATGCAATATAATGACCAAAGGCTGGTAACAGCCACGCACAATTAGTGTCATTTGCTGATCTCAGCAATTAATAATGATCAAAGGTTGGTAACAGCCACGCACAATTAGTGTCAATTGCTGATCTCAGCAACTATAATGACCAATGGCTGGTAACAGCCACGCACAATTAGTGTCAATTGCTGATCTCAGCAACTATTAATGACCAAAGGTTGGTAACAGCCACGCACAATTAGTGTCAATTGCTGATCTCAGCAATTATAATGACCAATGGCTGGTAACAGCCACACACAATTAGTGTCAATTGCTGATCTTAGCAACTATAACGACCAAAGGCTGGTAACTTAAGTTACAGAATAGCCATAATGCACATACTATAAagtatttttcacctcagcacctcaaacaggcaggttttgctattaaaaGTCAGtaagcaaaatcgcattttgctcactccgtgagacaaagtaacttttaattactttattgaATGTAGAAGACAGTGCTGGGTCTGCTCACTGAATTCCAagtatttgaacttcactttgatttgtcactttcacttgaatataataaaatgtaatagcgatgacatttgacatttaatttaaattaataatgaaaaatcgGTAACAGATAATTTATCAATTGCTGACTTAGCAACTATAATTTCCAAATGCTGGTACTTAAGTTACAGAATAAATATGCACTGCTTGTATTTTTCAACGCGTTCCCTTGCTATTAaagttgtaataaatatttgtcaattgCCTTTTAAACTTATTGAATGGAATACAGTATGTTGCTCAATGAATTCCAATATTTGAAAACTTTGATTTGTCATTAGCGATACCTTCAAATAGCAGAATACTGATAAAATACAGTTAagttaaattaatgttatgaatcatcatgtcagccgaaagacgtatAATGaaacatatattaaaaaatatttccaaaatgttaatattttccgttcctaataataaagtttaaaaccttGTTTTTAATAACGGTTCCGTATACTCTACTTTtagagttggaataaatatttgtcaaattgaatgaatttgcaactatgttatatttataagtatgttgcaaacaatagaaatcctaataaaatcatattaaggtttaataatatatattatatattaataagaAACTGTTGACTGACAgttgacttatagatcaacgcacagcctaaaccgctaggcctagaaacttgaaatttagtacagagtttttttatggtttaagtgagcactaagaaaggatttttagaaattcatcccctaagggggtgaaataggggggtgaagtttatatggaattttttTCACTTCTGGCCTTAGACgtatgaaaataggtaggtatataagttctcgattagaattaaaaattatctgtgtagctgaaatggataaaattacccctaaaggggtaaaatggaggagggggtgaagtttatatggaatttcctcatttctggacttagaagtatgaaaataggtgtatataagttctcgattacaattaaaaattatctgtctaggagaaatgaataaaattcctccctaaaggggtaaaatgggggataaagtttgtatgtttttttttaatttctggacttagaagtatgaaaataggtgtataagttttagattacaattaaaaattatccgtgtaagtgaaatggataaaattccccgctaaaagggtaaaatggggtgtaaagtttgtatgaaaattttctcatttctggccttagaggtatgaaaataggttacaagttctcgattacaattaaaatttatctgtgtaggtgaaatggataaaattaccCCTAAAGgagtaaaatggggggtaaagtttgtatggaatttttctcatttctggtcagcattatgaaaattggtatacttacagtatcctgattaaaaataaaaatgatctgcgtaggcaaagataaagaaagaagaagtagctttctacttattaggggggagtttctatgagacttccttatttctagacttAAAAATATGACTGGTCAAAATGTAAAATGATCCGTATGATGTTGGTGACTTCAATGGGGGAGGggatttttcatacaaaatgtacaactaaaatgtcgaaattaaattgatatttaaaatgatgtgtgaaaaaaaattgcaaataagTATGCAATAGGTACATacgtacctaacttaaaaatttCTAATCGGGTTGtgcataataaaaacaataatattaatataagcgtaatttttgtgtgattatctgttcttatttatcttttacctaatttacaaaatattatgtacagtgcaatttcgaatatatacttcggattctagagtaagattcggttcacgccggaagcacacgagataattaatttactctcgtgctttgcataaaacttttcataaactagcttcaaaactggtaaaaaatgttgtttatagcgaagTACTTTAGTAAACTGTTACCTATCGTTTACGGCAGTACTTCGCTTTGTacagatacaaatgtcacaattataattataacgggggttaattaaaacatatgccctgataactaaagtaTTTACACGCGAACGAactcgcgggcaaaagctagtaaattatatttactgTTCAACCTTTTAATTACACATAGGCTTTTtgcagtaataaaaaatatgacatattttacaaggaTCTCTAattttaagttcaaattacaatgatgattatgaaattTGTAACTGCCATGCGGTTATAAAACCGTTACATTATTCATGTAAAGGGCCAcgcaatattaattatttttcaaacggCCATGAGGTTATACAACTGTTACATTATTCATGTAAAGGGCCATgcaaaaaatagacaaaaatacattttacataCTACAAGTCGCCTCAAAATGTCTCATTCATACATTGCCTAACTTAGATCACTTTAACTGTGAGGGCGAACCAATATCGGTGTGCAACCGTTGGGAAAATGGACGAGAGGCTTGGAGATTTACCTAATAGCGGCAGGTATCGAGACGTCGGCTCAAAAAGGGACCACGTTAGGTACTAATGTAGGGGATTAGCCTTGCCAgaggtacctacattataccTTGTCCGGAGCCTTTACAAGTAAGCAAGATACCTGACCCTGACCTGACCCTtcgaaaaaacaaacagagacgaactcaaacaaacagacagagatACAAAGATATAAAGACTGACGCAAACGTTGTCATAAAAATTGACGTATAAACTAAATATGTCTGTGACTGTGCCTGTGGTTTTGCCTGTGGCTGtgtaaaaagttacaaaaaatctGAAGCAGCAGCTGCTATACACGGCTCTAGCTACGATTTATGCAAAGTATCATTTATATTTACCTATCTAcaaaagagccgtggtggcctagtggtttgacctatcgcctctcaaacagacggtcgtgggttcaaaccccggctcgcacctctgagtttttcgaaattcatgtgcggaattatatttgaaatttaccacgagctttgcggtgaaggaaaacatcgtgaggaaacctgcacaaacctgcgaagcaattcaatgatgcgtGTGAACAACGTCAACACgtaaaacaacgtcaattggtgtcttaaatattgaaattccaccatctacatttctgtattgaaatacactagtctagtttgtattaaatgtttaaaatccttaaagggctgtttcaccatccattgattagtgttaactggcggttaggtgtgatgccgtctctatttgttttgttcgaatagacggagacggcatcacatttaaccgtccgttaacgctaatcaaatggatggtgaaacagcccctaaatgtaccaaatctggcagctgaagtttgtttacatttagtaacTTTAGGacaaattattcaataaatttattattattatctctaATCTAATCATGAAATGTCCTTCTTGGAAAACTAAGTAATTAAGGTTCTTAACATTGAATATAGGGTAAATGGATGGTTCCCATTCTATTGACATTGATTTTTACCCGCCAAAAATATTCAATGAAAACGAgtcgtataggtagtgccacgagagttgaagtgaatgacacacacagctacatgaagaattgatagcataaaaggagaatgaatgaaattaatgagtgaaTGTAGTCTGTaattcttgtgtgcgtgacctcaagtCTGGTGGCActatctaaaattaataataaggaAATCGACTTGTTCTGGCTTTTACCACCGAAGACAAGTTCGGAAAATTTGTGATTTACTTACAGTTTGTACCGGACACACCGACAAATTGGAGTACATTTTGATGAATTCGACCATCCAGGGCTTGTCAACGGCGTCGCACACGCGGTTTTGTATTTCCACCGTGTTACCGTTGTGTAACATGTAAGAAGCATGGAACTGAAAACAACTTGTTTGTTGACTATTCCTTCTCCTTTTTCATTCGAtataaaaagtaagtttttgataaaaaaaaaaaacatttctaataagtaggtataagccTCTTGGTCAGTTGtactacttacctacttgtaTTATCATTCAAATTCGTAcctaaaatttcaagtctatgctattaaccgtcgaggagttccatcctgcaaagacgattctggccggaccaccagaatttcacaaCGAGATTATGAGATGCGGggtgagacgagaattgaaatttgtgtggcggcggcggcgcccgtGGCTacctcgcctcgccggtggaaaatatcctttacggtgaaggaaaacattcaATGTGAAACATtcagtgtgtgtgtgaagttttcaGTACGCACACAACCTACTACACATCTGCAAGAATACTCAAGCTTTGACCACAATCACAAAGCTGAGagcctactacgaaattcaaaaatcaaagttcgtatcgctaatattatttaatacgagagtgagagagatttccgaatttcgtagtactaGCCCTTGTGATGGCAAGCAAGATGTAGACCAATATGGAGCACGCTttcaaaatgatgatgatggtcatAATAAAACAAACCGTGATGTTGTTGCCCCATGGTTGGTGTATAGTCGCAGTCATGTTGGTCTTATAAGGCTCgttgcgccggcgccgcgctgTGAAGATCTGCACGTCCGATATGTACTTCGGGTTCATGAACTTCAATACCGCCCGCTCTTGCACTATCTGGATTGACTGCAGAAATAGCGCGAGGGTTGAGGATCACATATTTATGGTTTCTTCGCCCATATTCGAAATTTGAAgtcataatttaatatatttaggtATACCGCTCACCGCTAGATGAACTGGGacgagtttaaaaaaattacagctgcTTTTATTTCAGCAGGAAAGTGGTTTCGCTCATCCATCTCGCGCCCTAACATACGAGTAGCGCTCTTtctctttataaataaataaataaatatcatgggacacttgacaccaattgacctagtcccaaactaagcaaagcttgtactatggatactagacagcggataaacatacttatatagataaatacatacttaaatacatattaaacacccaagacccgagaacaaacattcgaattattcatacaaatatctgacccggccgggaatcgaacccgggacctcaagcttcgtagtcaggttctctaaccacttggccatccggtcgtctatcgGTCGTCGGTCGTTATGGTAGTAATATTCCAAATCTAAGCTTGAAGTACACTACTTAATGAGAgaagtacctacatactcgtacctaagtGTCTGcactttattaaaaattgaaggATAACCTCTGTCCGTTGGCCAAGAATATTTTGTAGCTAA includes:
- the LOC141439609 gene encoding uncharacterized protein — encoded protein: MELKNHSKHHLMNYLKLFSCICVAIYFMQFVDGSIQIVQERAVLKFMNPKYISDVQIFTARRRRNEPYKTNMTATIHQPWGNNITFHASYMLHNGNTVEIQNRVCDAVDKPWMVEFIKMYSNLSVCPVQTGRYRYFNIEIPPKNFPMPLPMLKKGDTGKVTAAFFLTATKEKIFDMYCSVRIK
- the LOC141439690 gene encoding retinol dehydrogenase 13-like, with translation MCDTVARLDGKVAIVTGGGSGVGYEAAKNLARRGARVIIASRNETKLKLAKEQLQTETGNDDIAYRAMDLGSFKSVRNFVTETILNEHRLDILINNAGAIGLPDRLSEDGLNLTMQVNYFGVFLLTYLLIPLLHKSAPSRIINGSASSMYIGTIDFDHWNDIGRYSFIESLSNSKLAVSLFNVELSKRLLRSGVTANSFDPFVVPDTDIFKEIPGGIKNVANFFIKIIGQPKENVGDQIAYLAAAPELMAVSGKHYKFCMKWLNHWLTSDDDLTRKLWNVSKKLVNIKDEDDWEEQCYYEDIGIEQC